AAATGTAGAATGACTTCATGGCTGCCCTCCACCATACCACACATTTGAAGAACCCGCATTCGTTCAAGTTCAATCAAACTAACGAGAAAGGAAGGAATTGAACCCCCGTATACTGGTTTCAAGCCAGTCACATAACCACTCTGTCACTTTCTTCTAAGACATTAGTAAAATACGCAAATTACATCACCTTGTCGAGGTGAAATTGCAGGTTAAACCCCTGTATGTCTTAAGCTCAAGGCTTAATGGCACATCCCACGCAACTAGGATTCCAAGACGCGGCATCACCCGTTATAGAAGAACTTCTTCACTTCCATGACCACGCCCTAATAATCGTATTCTTAATCAGTACTCTAGTACTTTATATTATTATTGCAATGGTTTCAACCAAACTTACCAACAAATACATCTTAGACTCTCAAGAAATCGAAATCGTATGAACTATTTTACCAGCTGTCATTCTAGTCTTGATTGCTCTGCCATCCCTTCGAATTCTATACCTTATAGACGAAATCAATGACCCCCACCTAACAATTAAGGCCATAGGACATCAGTGATACTGAAGCTATGAGTACACAGATTACGAAGATCTCGGCTTCGACTCCTACATAATCCCAACCCAGGACCTTACACCCGGTCAATTCCGACTCCTAGAAACAGACCACCGAATAGTAGTCCCCATAGAATCACCAGTTCGTGTCCTAGTATCTGCCGAAGACGTATTACACTCCTGAGCCGTTCCATCTCTAGGTGTAAAAATAGACGCAGTGCCAGGCCGACTAAACCAAACTGCCTTCATTGCCTCACGCCCAGGTGTATTTTACGGACAGTGTTCTGAAATCTGCGGGGCAAACCACAGCTTTATGCCCATTGTAGTCGAAGCAGTCCCACTAGAGCATTTCGAGAGCTGATCCTCATTAATACTAGAAGACGCCTCACTAGAAAGCTAATTATTGGACAAAGCGTTGGCCTTTTAAGCCAAAGTTTGGTGCCTACCGACCACCTCTAGTGAAATGCCCCAATTAAACCCC
This genomic window from Megalobrama amblycephala mitochondrion, complete genome contains:
- the COX2 gene encoding cytochrome c oxidase subunit II (TAA stop codon is completed by the addition of 3' A residues to the mRNA), giving the protein MAHPTQLGFQDAASPVMEELLHFHDHALMIVFLISTLVLYIIIAMVSTKLTNKYILDSQEIEIVWTILPAVILVLIALPSLRILYLMDEINDPHLTIKAMGHQWYWSYEYTDYEDLGFDSYMIPTQDLTPGQFRLLETDHRMVVPMESPVRVLVSAEDVLHSWAVPSLGVKMDAVPGRLNQTAFIASRPGVFYGQCSEICGANHSFMPIVVEAVPLEHFESWSSLMLEDA